The following is a genomic window from Amaranthus tricolor cultivar Red isolate AtriRed21 chromosome 10, ASM2621246v1, whole genome shotgun sequence.
TTGAAGTGCATCAAGACCAAGTTCATCAATTATCTTCTCAAATACATATTGATACAAATATTGCCTAGATTAACCGGAAAATCGTTAAGTTGAACTCTGAACCTACAAAGAGACTTGTAAATTTCAGGTGGAGGCAAATATGATGATAAGATTCAACACGGAGCTAGTGACAACCATATTTTGACAGAAGGCTagaattaaaaccattttaggACTATTTTACCTGGTTTCCCAATTGTTCAGCATTACAGGTATCAATACATTGGCTGCAGTGACAGTTCACAAGCTGTTTTAGTGGATGTTATTATGGAACATAGTAAGAAACTCCATATGCACATGCAAAAGATGAATGTATCAAAGACTTTGAACTAATGGCTTACAAGAAATCAAGGTAGTAGCTCATCACAAGGAATCTTTGATGAGCTTTAATgacaatttgtattttttttgaccTGGAGGATGGTGTGGTGTACCAAGGGGTTTAGTCTACAATCAAGATCGACGTAAAAGAGAGAAGCTTTTTGAGCAAGATGAACAAGGAGATGCAAAAGGTTAGACATTTATTCGTATACGGATGAAGTAACTGTTAACTGCCCAATTGCTCTATAGATTTCTGCGGGCAGTACAATTAGGGCGAAATCCCTTCTTTCCTTAATTAATTTGCGAATTTAGATATGCCAATTTAAAATCTATAGTACAATACAACACCAATATACACCAAATCTATAGTACAATACAACACCAATATACACCAAAATGATCATAAatcttaaaatataatcaagatttaatattttttcaaaaactaaAACAACTTACTAACAAAATTAAGAAACCCAATAAATATTAAATCTTGATTATAGCACGAGCAACAATCTCGATACGTAATTAACATTAgtgaaaaattttacaaaaaaatgcGGAAGTCTGAAAATGACGATCTgctaaaaacctttaaaattaaaaaaatgtttattagaaatgataaatattacataaaagtaggaaaataaaaatacatatcGTTCGTTCgaaaaatacacaataattaaaattaaatacgtcaaaatcattaaacatgaagtatataaaaaatttgcagctaagtcctcgatagcatAAATAAATTGTTACTGCGGCCTAAATCGGAACCtgaaactaaatcctgcaacatgctgccatccataatacggatgacagccgattgaatcgatCAGCGCTTAACACCGAACATAACtccctatccagctcaaaatacgaaaataaTACACtacattttacaaaataataattagactacgaacttataattaattgacaccactgTATAGTTTTACCGTATTCTTTTATTGTtctatacttttaagtcattaagataccattctcaaccttggcagaagtacgttactgccattTATACAATTCAGGTTCAGTTGGTTAATAGTCATAACCGTATCATGCCTCATAGCATCAACAGTAAcaaagtttatcactgatcaacaagcacaacaatatgacacctgatatatgtaagggtctggctagATTAGGGCCGAAACCCTACATCTAActgtagtgggagtcgtcacccttccaatacaattatgctcgagcttcttcaggataggtagctaaccccctgtcttataccgcattttacgtgtcgGCTAACACAGGCGTcgagattttacatgccggtccatgtttcgacattaccttactatcagggtcattcaatgaATACACAAAAATTTTCACACAAGCACATCACATTTTAATTACTACAAGCTGACTTTGACTATGACCAACTTAGATGGTaacttcttttatttaataagatttttaatCAGAATATTAAATTTACCTCTATACCCTTACAGTTAGCTACTAAATTTTTACTCATTAAAATCTAATCAAAACTTTATATTAAATAGTTTACTTGTTAAATAAATTCACATTAAGTTCATATTCAATTATTTCTCtccaaattaataattttttttacaaatagctactaaaaagtttatttctcttaaaataagttCTCTAATCAACATTTCTAACTCTAAAACCACTAAAACTTGTATTCTTttcacaaaaacaaatattttgattaaaaatcaaGTAAAACTGTATTCCTTTGATAAATTTCCAAAAACCAATATTTCAAATTTAGAAAGCAAGTAAACTTTTTAAGTTCACAAAAAACTTAAATATCTAATGatacaacaaataaaactaataacttagcaaaatcaatttttctagttataaaacaagtaacaCTTTATAAGTTACCAAAAACAATTCTTCTACTTATAAAATAGataaaacttatattttcacaaaaatcaatatttcttgtTGTAATCCAATTAAGTAAAACTTTATTCTATTaatatgtaaataaaattaaaatttcacacATAATTTGAAAAGATAAGTCTATTAAAAgtacttttacatcattttacataagtTTTTGTCAaatagtcaaaaaaaaaaattgtactaACTAGCTATTTAATATCACAAAAgttactttttattataaaatcttATGTATTTAAGAAAACACTTTATTATAAATAACTTACACAAATTTTCCAAATATATCTTTCTTTaacttgttatttttattattacggatatttcatgatataccactaaGTTTCtttgaaattcaccatataccacacgaaatgttttaattcaccatatatcattgagtttacgtccgttagcacagaataccattaatgacaactgccgtcagtgtgtcgtttgtggtaaattaccagtatgctCTTACGCATTCAACTAGTGCCATTGTTAGGCTTGAGttccccaaacacaacgtatttcttcaaaaaattgatcctcCATCTTTGttcttctccattcaagaaACTTTGTATTCGTCTACATTGATctagaacccttaaaatccatcaaaaatccttaaaatccttaaaatcgattTGTGTAAAGTGAATTGTAAGTTTCTGAAgtgatttagaacccaaacacaGGTGGTCGTGACTGAATTTCGCACAAAGTTCGCTAATTCGATGGATTAAGCATACGCAAGGTACCTATCCTTATCCATTTGCATTTCGAGttctgattttgtttttttttttttttcaaaattgagttagggttagggttaagtGTGATAAGTTGCATGCGAATTTGAATTATGCGAAAgtgatgtgtttttgttttgtatgcaaTATATAATTTGGATTTTGATGTAATGTGTTGTTGGTAAATGTTGTTGTTAGGATGAGAGGATTCTTAGGTGGTTGTAGACCTATCATAGGAATAGATGGTGCACATTTAAGTGGGTATTACAAAGGGGTTATGCTCACTGCAGTTGCAATAGATGGGAATAATGAGATCTTTGTGTTAGCCTATGGGATTGTTGACACAGAGAGCATAGATTCCTGgacttatttttttaagaaacttGAGGTGCTCGTTTGCTCAGTATGAATCTCAGAAGGATGACTGGACTTTTATCAGTGACAGAATGAGGGTAAGTTTCTTATTTGTCTTTAATTTGAGATTATGAAGCTGTTTATTAACTTAGTCTTGTTTTTTAGGGGGTTGAATCAACATTGTTTGAGGTGTTCCCAAGAGCTACAAGGAGAATATGCTGCCAGTATTTGTACTCAAATTCCAAGGCTGCAGGATGGAGTGGGGCAGCATTTCATAAGATGTTTTGAATTGCGGCAAATGACTACAATGAGTACGTTTTTGAAAAAGCTATGTCCAAGATAAAAGAGTTTGATGCAACAGCATATGTCTATCTCAAAAATGTAGAAGAGCAGTGGAGTGTGCACATGTTTGACAGGACAGTTTGTTGTGATCATAACACAACAAACTTCGTAGAGTCATTCAATGCAATAACAAAGGCCAACAGGGACATGCCTGTTGACATTGCTGGAAGGTAAATTTGTGTCCCTGTTTTGctcatttaaatgcaaaaaaattgttgttgcttactgtgattttttttttttgaataattaagatGTCAGGAATTGGTGCATGAAAAGGCTGGGTTCCAGGTTCGATAAAGCAGTAAGCATGGAACCTAATGATCTAACAGAGCATGCAAAGGGAGTGCTGGCGACTAGGACTGATGATTCTAGGTTCTGCCATGTCACTGCAGTTGGTGGTGAAGAGTTTGAGGTGAGGGATGGCCATGTCAAGTTCCCTGTCACCcttggaaatatgacttgtgGGTGTGGGAAATGGCAAGGATCAGGGATCCCTTGCAAGCATGGGCTAAGGGTCATTTACAACCAGAGACTTGATCCTAAGAACTTTGTCTCACCTTTCTACAAGGGGGTTGCTTACAAACTCACTTATGGAGACCACATCCACTCCATGGCTGATCCAACTCACTGGCCTTCACTAGATGTGCCAGAAATTGCACCACCCCAAGGGAAAAGAAATGTTGGCAGACCACCTAAGCAAAGGAAAAGAGCTGCTTATGAagcaaaaaaaggaaagaggcaTAAGAATAACAAATGCAGCCTATGCAAAGAAGTAGGTCACAATGCAGTGACATGCAAGGCAAAAAAGGCATCATCAAAGAAGGCAGCAcatgcagcttcctcttcacagcAAGGCAACACTAGGGGGAAGAGAAAGGCTGCtacttagcattgtttagtgtcATTTTTTTGGTGAACAGTGTTTATtgtcaagttgtttttgaacaaaatgttaactacttgctttgtatgacacttcttttgtttatcataattccaacgggtatatttttttaaaaaaatggtatttgatgcAAATACAAAAAggtaatggtatatggtgaattattaatttaccacaaacggcacactaacggcagttgtcattgatggtattctgtgctaacggacgaaaactcaatggtatatggtgaattagaacatgttgtgtggtatatggtgaatttcgaagaaactcagtggtatatcatgaaatttccgttattattatcataaaaatagcttgtaataattttaaaattgtaaataacacttttttttatatgatagtgACCGAATGAGCTATGAGTATTTGTTGGCCTTTTTCACTtaaaacaacttaatttaattaatttatcatagtaaattctaattttatacgactaatataaaaaaactaaaaaatagaaacttttacacaataacttaaatatttaatataactttaaggataagctttaatataaaagataaagtatAATGACAACATCCTTAGCACATAACcatactaaataaaaaaatgttcatGAAATAACACACAACtttataaactaatttaaaggcttacatataaatattaactataattctaatatgaccattcttaatataataacattcctacataaatcataaacatagtaacactagtttataacatagaTAATACTTGATATCACTAGTATATAATAGTTCACCTAACTTCCTAAACATGTCCAAATATtagtaattaacaactaaaaatatttttagcataaccactaaatttatattaatcataattttcttaaactaactttCTACTTAAACATACTCAATATATCTCAtaatttgcatattataaagtaaatataatgttaaATTTCACATAAGAGTaggataaaaaattataccatactaacaccaaagAAAGTTAGTAGCATGATCCTCCAAGCTAAGTACTACAAGCTCCAAAATGATGATCTTTCAAGTACCTAAAAGAATACCCAACTATGCTACAAAAATGATAATTCAAGCTATTAAGGTGATGCATTAAGCTccttcttgattttcttcaaCTAATTAATACATTAGAGAATTAGTAATTGATATAATGAAGTGAATTAGGAGCAAATGGAAGAAAAGTAGATTACTTAATTCCTTAATACTACACAACTAGCTAGTATAATGAAGTGCATTAAGCTCCTTgagttttgttttaattttgcaAGGTAGAATGTTAGGCAAATAGCTAGTATATAAAAAAGATATTTATGGGACAAAATCTTATAATATttggataaaaaataaaaaaaatcatggcTCCATATCTTATCCATAACCATCCAACATGATGGTAAGGATAAAGTTTGATTTCTTTTCAAACTTACTTTACTTATGTaagtaaataagtaataaaaaaaatatagcaagGTTTTGACTAATAGATTTAGgtaattatgattattttaggtGTAAAACTAGCTTAAaaccttaattaaatttattaataaaaatatactaggagtagtttaaaataatttaaatattagtgTTAAAGTCGTTAAAATAATCGTTAACGAAATTAATTAAGAAGATAAGAATTTTTAAACGTAAAATTTTCGTTAGCCAAAAGTTAATTAaaagattttgaatttttttgtaataGAAAATACTTATCGAAAATTTtggactaaaaaaaatattatttagaaataataaaaatttaaaatttcatattcGGAGTAGTTTAATAAATCGAGCAAGTATAGGAattgaatgaaaattaaataattaaagaacTTGAAAATCGAATTggaaattaaataacaaattaaatcaataaaaatatagttagttggaatataagattttataaattagaTGAAGTTGGAGCTTAGTAATCGAGGATTAGGAATTAAATTGAACGAATTAAGAATTAGTCGGAAATGATTAAGATTAGGAATTTCGAATCTGTTACAAACAAAACCCAAAAGAAATACAtatatttttccaaaattaagaaCAGAAAATGACAGATTACCTGTAAATATTTTTCGATATCTTCCTCTCTAATGTTAACTTCACATttcataaaccctaatttgttgaattttttctttttctataatttttggCTTCATCCGACTGTAAAATGAACCTTCCACCTACATTGAATGAGGGTAGTGATGAACCTTCCATGAAAACCTAAATTCGCATCAATTAATAACGAAACTAAAATAACCCTAAATCTTCCCTGAATTAATTTGCGAATTTAGATAAGCCAAATCAAAATCTATAGTACAATGCAGCACCAATATGCTGTTATAGGTATATTTGGTAGTAAAATGTAATTAGTTATAAATGGGTGTTTTCTATAGTCTTAGTAGTATAAAAGGGGACACAATATTGTATTAGAGTGGATGAAATATAATGAAATCAAACAATCTTCTTTTCCTCTTCTAAATTTCTTCACTTCTCCCTCTcttccatatccatattcaacAACCATAACATTGGTATCAAGAGTCATTCTTTCCTTGGCACCAATATTTCTCTtccattctttttttttctttatcctATTGAAAAATTCATTTCTTGACATTAAATACTACAATCAAATTGCACACAACCTATTTGTGAAAATACATTGCCATGTTCATTTGAGTTCTTGAAGTTTTTTTCCAAATTAGAGATTTTTTAAGTGGTTGCAAAGATGAGGAGTGAAGAGTTTTACAAAACCATACAATTTGAAGAACCAATTATCCGACAACTTGAAGAAGACAAACAAAAGAAGGTTATTACATCTTTTAAAAACTTTTGAAAGATGAATGTTTTGATAGTTGGGATAAATGATTGTGTGAATGGTGTAATGAACTaattcttgatcataatttgTTACAATTTAAAAGAAGCAACGAATGATGCCATTAATGCATTAGAAGAGCAAAATGATGTTTGGTATTTAGTCAGAGAAATTGCATCTGACTCTTTCATTGAATTAGAAAAATACTAACTGATTACAAAAGAAGGTACAAGGCTCTCTTTATAAGAGAGTTAGTTACAAGGCACCAATACGTGGCAATTAGCCATTGGATAAAAGAAAAGAACTAATATGAGGACTAACAAACTATGAAACGGAAAATATAAAGTTATTAAAACGAAAACAGAAACTTTAGCTAAAATACAAACGGGTAAATACTAACATCCCCCCTCAGCTTGGGGTGGGGTGATCATACCAAACTTGCAAAGAAATGTTTGAAATTGGGAGGAAGGTAAAATCTTAGTGAAAACATATGCTAATTGACTTGTAGTGGGAAGATATGTGTGTTGTCATAAACCTTCCATGACTTTTTCCCTTGTAAAATGACAGTCGATGGCAATGTGTTTGGTTTTGCCGTGTAGGACCGGATTATGAGCAATGTTTAACGCGATTTGATTAT
Proteins encoded in this region:
- the LOC130824860 gene encoding uncharacterized protein LOC130824860, whose protein sequence is MSKIKEFDATAYVYLKNVEEQWSVHMFDRTVCCDHNTTNFVESFNAITKANRDMPVDIAGRNWCMKRLGSRFDKAVSMEPNDLTEHAKGVLATRTDDSRFCHVTAVGGEEFEVRDGHVKFPVTLGNMTCGCGKWQGSGIPCKHGLRVIYNQRLDPKNFVSPFYKGVAYKLTYGDHIHSMADPTHWPSLDVPEIAPPQGKRNVGRPPKQRKRAAYEAKKGKRHKNNKCSLCKEVGHNAVTCKAKKASSKKAAHAASSSQQGNTRGKRKAAT